The sequence TGAAATGCCAAAAAACATATATATCAATGTCAGTACTGTTTTTATTAGATTTATGAGCCCTGATAATCGCAATGCACAGGTTCAGACAATCATGGCGACAATATCCTCCCTGATTGCAAGCAGAAGAATTGAGGATAAATTACGAGCCGCCACATTATTGAATGAATATGCACCAACACTTCCAAAATCCTTCACGGAACGAATAATTGAAGAATTAAAGAAAGACTCGCATACAGAAATTCAGGAAGCATTAGTGCCTTTGTTAATAAAAGAAGAAAATAGTCCTTTACTCCAGGAAGTAACAAATGCTGAAATTGTTGCAGGGTATTCCGGGTTAATTGAAACTGCCTTACAAAAAGTAATTGACATAGCACAAATGTTTGATCTGTCTCATATGACTGCCCGTGCCTTAAGGCAACACTTTTCCGAGGGGAAGAATGGGTCAGATAATGGAGTGTATTCTGATTTTTTAAAACAAAAAACTAAAGTATCCCCGGAACTTACTTTTTTTCCCCAGGTATCTCTTAAACTATCTCCGATTAATGCATTGTCAGAAGTTATCCGGATAATTCCAGAACTTTCAAAGAAAAATGATACTAATCATGTCCAGGTTTTAGCAGACAAGAAAAATATAGAAAAAGAACTTGATGAAATAATAGGAACTGAACAGGAGATATCATTTAACATTGTTGGTTATGAGCTGCTCTACACGCTTGAGCGAATGATGCGGGACCTAATTCATCAACGAATAATAAAACCCAATATGGAGAACCTCCAGACAAAAATTCCTCCTGATGTTCTTGAAGGAATGAAAAAAAGAAAATCGGTTGAAGAGAATAATCCAATCTCATCAGGAACGTATGAACTAGTAGAATATTGTGACTTTACAGACCTGAAAAAAATTCTTGAAAAAGGTAGAAATCATGAATTTTTTACTGATATTTTCTCATTTGACGAGATGAAAGCTGTATATAGTAAACTCGGCGAATTGGATCCGATTAGAAAAAAGATAGCTCACTCACGGCCTCTTACAAGAAAAGAGTTTGAAAGATTACGTATGTATGCAACCGATATTCTGGGCCAGATAAAATAACCTTCAGGATAGAAATTATATAAATCCGGATCAGTATACTCCACATATGGATGGACGAGCACCCGGAAAATCCCGTATAGGGATCCTTACTTCTGGTGGCGACGCACCAGGGATGAATGCTGCAATCAGGGCAGTATTTCGAGCTGCCAGCGAATGTAACATTGAAATAGTAGGTATTCGAAGAGGATTTGCCGGTCTTATTGATGGAGATCTCTTTCTGATGGACCGGTCACATGTCGCAAATATTATCCATCAGGGTGGAACTATTCTTGGAACCTCTCGAAGTGAAACATTTAAAACACCGGAAGGGCGCAGAATAGCAGCTGATGTCCTCCAGAACGCTGAGGTTGATGCCTTGTTTGTCATCGGTGGTGATGGATCATTCAGAGGAGCCGACCTTTTTAATGATGAAACCGGAATTCCGACAATAGGTATTCCCGGTTCTATTGATAATGATATTCCGGGAACAGACTTTTCTATCGGATTTGATACAGCCATAAATACTGCTCTTGAATCCATCGACAAGATCAGAGATACCGCGTCATCTCACGGAAGGCTCTTTTTTGTTGAAGTGATGGGGAAATCTTCAGATTTGATAGCAATTGAGAGTGGGATTGCAGGGGGAGCAGAATACCTTATTCTACCAGACAATAAACACGCGATGGATGATCTTTGTTCCCGGCTCACTCAGGCATTTGATGCAGGAAAACGGTATGCAATCGTTGTTGTAGCTGAAGGTGCGTGTCCTGGATGCAGTTTTCAAATTGCAAAAGAAGTATCATCCAGGATATCCATGGAATCACGGGTTTGTGTTCTTGGTCATACACAGCGGGGAGGAAGTCCGACAGCACGGGATCGGGTTCTTGCCGCAAAACTCGGGGTAAGTGCAGTAAACGCATATATGAAAGGTTATGCCGGAGTAATGGTAGGAGAAGTCAGACGAAGTGTAATTCTGACACCTTTTGATAAAGTCATAACCGGAAGACAAAAACCAGAGCCAAATATCATCCGTCTATCACATATTTTAACAAAATAAAAAGATTTGTCATTAATGATTCAATCGCACCCGGGTACCAATCCTGTACCCACAGACAACCAGGATGGTATCTCCAAATTTACTATTCAGGTCAGGATCACCAGTATCTATAAAAAGATTCTGTGTTCGCTTCATCTTTTCGTCTATTGCAATTACAATGAGTGAATCAATACCTGCATTTGATAAAACAGTTGAACTAATCTGTTGATTTCCTCTTCCCAGGATAAAACCCTGTGCTCCGATTGGACTGATGATGATTTTTACCTTATTATAGATTTTTAGCAACCGAAGGATATCCTGTTCATTTACATCAGAGCCGACTACTTGTTTCTGATATATTGCATCGATACCAAGAAGAGTTTTTGAGATTCCAAGCATATCAGCAATTGCCTGAGTTGTAGTTCCGGCTCCTAGGAGATACAGTGTGTCATCTCTCATAATTTCTACAATAAAACGAGCAATCTCCTGCCTTTCATGAGATTCATCACCAAATGAGATCTGCTTGGATGACTGACAATGAACCGGAGAAGATGGTACCTTTGCAAATCCAAATAGGTGTGTGTCTAATACTCCGTTTCGATATTCTTCCTCATTAACATCCATAACTTCTCCATCACCTAGTGATGTTAGATTCCACTCGGACAATATCTGGGCAGCAGCAATGGGTGTAGTGGCAAATACTCCGGAATATATTTTTACTCCTGCAGGGATGCCTAATATTGGTATATTTTGCCTCGTGCATGAGAAAATATCACGAGCGGTTCCATCTCCTCCGGCAAAAACTATCACGTGTACACCTTGACGGATCATTTCATTACAGGCATGTTTCGTATCTGTTGCACTGGTTTTCAGGAGAGGATCTGATTCAGATAAATCGCTCCTATACACACATTCATGCAAAATTCCAAGAGAGGTCAGTTCAGCCTCACCCATCTCCCCACCGGCAGTTAAAAAATAGAGATCGTTCCGGGAAAGGGAGGATAAAAACCGGATGGCCTTTTCCGGAGCATGAGGAACAGCACCTCTCGCGAATGCCTCTTTAATATACCCATCTGTTCCTTTCAAACCAACTGATCCTCCAAGACCGGCATATGGATTAACGATAAATCCGACCCGAATCATGAGATGACAGGGAGATGATTCAACGATTCCGCAATCAAATCAGCAGGGTACTCATAATCGGTCAGAGAACCTGCAAAGTATGCTTCATAACTGGAGAGATCAAAATGTCCGTGACCACTGTTGTTAAACAGAATTGTTTTTGCTTCTCCGGTCTTTTTACATTCAATGGCCTTATCAATAGCAACACGAATTGCATGAGCTGATTCCGGAGCAGGAATAATTCCTTCCGCCCGGGCAAACATGACTGCGGCGTCAAAAACCTCATTCTGGTAGACTGAAGTAGAATCTATCATATTGTCAGCATGAAGCCTTGAAACCAGCGGAGCCATTCCATGATACCGAAGTCCACCTGCATGAATGGAAGGTGGAATAAAATCATGTCCTAATGTGAACATCTTAAGAAGTGGGGTTAGACCAGCAACATCTCCAAAATCATATGCATATATTCCCCGGGTCAGCGATGGACAGGCTGAAGGTTCAACGGCTAATACTTCGAGATCGGGATTTTTACCATCAATTTTATCTTTAATGAAGGGGAAACAGAGCCCTGCACAATTTGAACCACCACCTGCTGAAGCAATGACAATATCTGCTTTTTCATCGACCATATCCAGTTGCTTTTGCGCTTCCTGGCCGATAATTGTCTGATGAAGACAGACATGATTGAGTACACTCCCAAGTGAATAGTTAGTGTTATCATGGGTTGCCGCATCTTCTACTGCTTCAGATATCGCGATACCCAGACTTCCTGGCGTATTAGGATCTTTTTCAAGGATAGCCCGTCCAGAATTCGTGTCAGGAGAAGGAGAAGGAACACAGGTTGCTCCCCAGGTCTGCATCATCATTTTTCTATATGGTTTTTGATCATAACTGCCTCTGACCATATACACCTTACACTCCATCCCGAATAGCTGGGTTGCGAATGCAAGCGAAGAACCCCATTGACCAGCTCCTGTTTCGGTTGCAATCCGCTCTATTCCCTCTTTCATATTATAATAAGCCTGAGCGATGGCCGTGTTTGGTTTATGTGATCCAGGCGGACTGACCCCTTCGTATTTGTAATAAATCTTAGCCGGAGTTTTCAGTAACTTTTCCAGTCTGAATGCTCGAAAGAGTGGTGAAGGCCTCCATAATGTGTAAATGTCCCTTATCTCTTCTGGAATGTCAATATACCGATCCTGACACATCTCCTGCCTGATTAATTCCTTTGGGAAGATTGGCTCCAGATCCCCTGGTGTCACGGGTTTTTTCGTTTGGGGATGCATCGGTGGATCCAGCGGTGTCTTCAAATCTGCTTGAATATTATACCATTTTTTGGGTATCTCATTCTCATCAAGGATTATTTTCGTATTCATGTATACTTTAGTTTATTGATGCACATATTTATACATTGTTGAAGGATGAAGAACATCTTATATTCAAGTTCATAAAAAAAGGAAAACGAAAAAAAGAAGAATGGTTATTTTCTCACTTTTACATACACTGTCCAAATAAGTACTAATATTACCGGCCATATCATTGCCCATCCGGTAAAACAAAAAATTGCAGCAGTTAAGAGAAGAGATATGCCACTCACTGCCATTGCGGTTTTATTCTCTTTCATCAGGACAAGTCCGGCAGCACAACCAGCTAAATACGTGAGAATAAAAGTGGTATTTGGGATTTGTATCAATATATCAAGGGGAATAAATCCGCTCATATAAATAAGAAGAATTATCAGAAAACAACCAAGAAGAAAAACCAGACTGATTCCCGGGGTTTTAAACCGGCAATGGAGCATTGAAAAAGATCGGGGAGCGTATCCTGCTTTAGATATTGCATAAGCAAGTCGTCCTGCTGCCCCGGTGTAGGCAATTGCTGGTGCGGTTGTTATAAACAGAGTCATAATTCCTGCTATAATCATCCCGGATGTTCCAAATGAGAGTTGAATCAGGTGGATGAGAGATACTTCAGAGATGCCAGGGCCATAACTCTTTGTTCCAATAACAGCACCGGCTGCACCGAGGTAGAGAAGACTAATAATTACCGATGCAATGATGGTTCCCCGCACAACATCACGACCAGGATCCTCAAATTCTTCAGTGACATGGGAAATCGCCTCCCACCCGAGAAAACACCAGAATATAAGGGTTGCTGCATGCCCGACACTTCCCCATCCGTTTGGCATGAATGGTTCAAAATTCACCAGATCTATGGCATGAATACTACCCGCTACTGCACCAATGAGAATAATTATCGTGGTAGCAACAACCATCATCTGGATCCTGCCGGTCAGTTTCATACCGGTAAAGTTTGTGGCAACAGATATTACAAGAATTATTCCGGCGATAATGAGCCTTCCCGTCTCTCCGAGTCCAAATGCTGCAGCAGCATATCCTGCACCGGTGAGCGCAATAATCGGTACTGCCATAATTGCCGAGAGGAGAAAAAACCATCCGACAAGCATACCAATGTCCTGGTTCCATGCCTTTGAGACAAAATACGAGACTCCTCCGGCATTAGGAAATTTTACCGAGAGAAAACCCATACTCAATGCCATAGGGATTGCTAAAATACTCATTAAAACCCAGGCAAGAAGTGATGCAGGACCGGCTGAGTCTGCTGTGAGACCAGGTAATAGAAGGATTCCAGAACCCAGGACTGAACCGATATAGAGAGGAATTATCTGCCAAAGTGAAAGAGATGCAGTTTTGGGTATAGATGGCTCCACGGATATCACTAGCGAATTCAATAGATGAATCAGATGAAACCCTATGTATAGCAGTCAGAGAAGAAAAAAAGAGCGGGTGAAACATATCCTTCCAGAGATGAACAATAATTAAATGAGAAATACTGCTAAAAAACGTTGATTCTTAGTTTTATGCGAAGCCAGCCCACATCATCCCCACCTCAAATGCTTTCACATATTCATCTTCAGAAAAACCAGGATTTTTATCTGAAAGCATCTTGATTGCAGATTCAATGGCTTGCTCATCATCCCCGAACGATCCTTGGAGATAATCAACAGATATATCATAAGAATTAATTGATAGTTTTCTTACACGATCTATAGCTTGGATGCAAAGTTCATCAGAACTTCCCGGAACCATCGACTGGATACGTAAACATAATGCAGATTTATCAGGATTGGGGCATGATGGGGGGGAACGGCCTTTTCGAAAGATAAGATCAAATGCGACTGAAAGTAAAGAATTATCTGATGAATGATTTTTTTGAGATATATTCTTTTTTTCCATACACTTTTGAATGTAATGAGCAGGTGTTTATTTCTGAACTGAAAATAATTATTAATTATTTGCCTGAAAGTTTCTGAATTACCCGTTCTTTCTTTGCAATTGCTGCCTTTGCCGCATGGTCTACTTTCTGTTTCATCATCTCAAAATCCTGCTGTTCTCTCTCGACAAGTTTTTTCAGAGGAGTGTATGCAGCCTCACGGAACCTTGGATTAAATGGCTCTTCTTTTCCATCCCTGATTAAAACCGGTTCAGGAGTTCCAACTTCCACCTTTCCAACTACCGACGATTTCACTCCGATTCCTGACAGAAGAGACTGAACCTGATAAATAACATCGGGTGGAGCAATTATCAACATAGCATCAAGGGATACACCAAGTGGATCTATCTCCAGATCCATCAGCATCCGGTATACCATTGGATCAACCAGATCCTGGACAGCATCCTCTATTACGACGAACCGAAGTCCTGCAGTTTTTGCCATTTCATGAACATCACCCCGAAGACCTCCATTTGTCACATCAGTCATAGCATGAATGGAACCAAGCAGATCACTTGAGAGAATTTTGTCTGCTGCACGAAGGAAGGTAAGGTTAATTGTCCGGTCAACCACATCGTGATATCCGTAATACAGAGCAGTTGTTGCAATGGTCCCTCCTCCGGCTCCCTCGGTCATGAGAAGAAGGTCACCATCTGCTGCCTGTCGTCGTGCGGTAATATGCTCAGCAACTCCGACAGTACCAACGCACCCGGTCATCCGGTCTCCGATAACCATATCTCCTCCTATTCGAAGAGTAGACCCGCTTACAAGGGGAACACCGGTTAGTTCACCAACAGTAGTCACTCCAGCAGTATAATCAAAAATTTTCGCAACATCACCATCATCAGCAACATGGATGTCAGAAAAAAGCATTACCGGACGAGCACCCATGACATAACAATCTCGAAGTGTGGCCCGGGTGACATGGAATCCTGCTAAATATGGAAAGTCTGACAGCCGGGAATGCATCCCGTCCACTGTACAGACGATAAACTGACCACCAGCCTGTACAACCCCGGCATCATCCATATCCTCAACTCCAACAGTTGCCCCGGATGTTCCTATGATCTCTGCAATCTTCCGATGTGCATAAAAATCTCCAGTACCTCTTGATCCGACACCGAAGGCCCCCATCGATACACCGGCTTTTTCATATTTCAGAATATCAGCGGTTAGGTTTGACGTAGCCTGAACTTCTACAAGAACAGCGTGTGCAAAATTGAGGGCATGTTCATGGCTTATTTTTTTGATTTCAACGATGCGACCAGCGAGATCTGTAATAATATCCTGGGGAGCCCTGCCTCTTTCAAGATTCCGACGGGCATAACCCTCAACATCCATGACATCAGGTTTGCCGTATACAAATAAAATAAGTGGTTACCTGGCGAAAGACTTCTTAAGATCTGTTGGTAAACCTATTTCCCAGTGGTGAACAGGTGAGAAAGCGGATTTTATGGTTTATATTATTGACAATCCTGTTAATCGTATTGAATCAATCAGTTATTGCAGGCATTGAAGAAAACCACTCTCCTGAAGCAGGCACTCAAAAATATTCATCATTGTCAAGTGATCTTCTCCAGCTTCTTGATAAATCATTATGTCCCCCTGGCATGTCTCCGGATGACATTATGAAAAGCATGGAGATTAATCATCAGATTCGCAGGAACGATGAAGGAGACTGGTTGGTTCACATCACAATAGAACTGGATGACAATGAAACGAGCAAAAAAATCCTTCCCTTTTTATCACATCCAATAGAAGATCCTTCATATAATTTAATTTCTGGTTGGGTTACTTCAGATAATCTTTCATTACTTGGAAATTATGTCGGGATTCGAAGCATTACTCCGGTGTTTCCTCCGGCAGGCTCCGGATCACTTGAAGTATTACCTGACGATCTGACAACCCCTGATATCCCGGGTACTTTATGGAAGACAAAACTCTCGACAGATCTTCTCCAGCTTCTTGATGACTCGTATCTTTCTCCCGGACAGTCCAGAGCAGACATAATGGCGCTCATGGAAAAAACCGGTGAAATTCGGATTGAAGACAGAGAAATAGAAGTCAGGATCTCGGCAAAAACAAAACCGACCACCTCTCCTTCAGTGTTTGAACAATTCTTTTTACAACCAGCCCTTGATTCCGTATATGGACGCATTAGTGGATGGATCAGTGCGGAGAACATCACAAATCTGGCAATGCAGGAAGGAATAGTATCCTTAGTTGTTCAAATTCCCCCACGGACTTCTAAGATACAAACAGAAGGAGATTATCTTCTGATGACCAGAGACTTTCGTAACACATCAGGTTTATCAGGAGAAGGGATTTGTGTCGGAGTGATTTCAGACGGAGTAGATGGCCTTGAATCATTAAAAAAAATTGGTGAACTCCCAAATGTTACTGTCTTGTCAGACACTATTGGCGGTGATGAAGGGCTTGCCATGCTTCAGATCGTTCATGACATTGCACCGAATGCGTCACTCTATTTTCATGACAGGGGATCAAGCCAGATAGAATACGTCAGAGCCCTTGATCAACTCATCATTCATGGATGTAACATCATTTGTGACGATATCACCTATGTTGAACCATTTTTTGAAGATGGATATATTGCCCAGAATATCATTGACAGGATACTCTCCTATAATATTCTATACATAACTGCGGCTGGAAATTTTGCAAAAGAACATTATCAAGCACCATTTAACGGATATGAAGAACAGGGTTATCTATGGCAGAATTTTAATGGCTCAAAGGGTCGTGATTTGCACTTTTCTGTATCTCCCGGTCTAGCCGGCCATGTGATTTTACAATGGGATGACAGGGTTGGATATTCCTCAAATAACTATGATCTCTTTCTTTATGATGAGTCAGGGCGTGAAATTGCCCGAAGTGTAAACCTGCAGGATGGCGATGATGATCCCATGGAATGGGTGAGATTTGTCAATAACGGAGATAAAATTAAAGAATACACCGTTAAAGTGGTGCAGGCAGCCGCCGATGAAGCTCTCCTTGAAATTTATGTACTCCCGTTATCAGGAAGATCTGTTATTATGGATCCATATACTACCGAAGATTCGATTTTTGGTCAGCAGGCAGTAAAACAAGCAATTGTAGTTGGAGCAGCAGCACCTGATCCAAAAAATATTACCGTTCAGGAGTATTCATCCCGCGGACCAGTTCTCATCAGGCACCCAGCATATGAACTTCGGAAGAAACCTGATCTTGTTGCACCAGACCATATAACCGTACTAACCGGAACAATGCAACAGGCTGTATTTAGCGGAACAAGTGCGGCAGCTCCGCACATTGCAGGTCTTGCTGCCCTAATATGGAGCGTGAATCCAAATTTTAAAGAAAGTGACGTTCGAAGGATTCTATTAAACACAACAAATACCGAAGAAGAATCCTGGAATGCAACCTATGGCCTGGGGATACCACGTGCTTCTAATCTGACCATCCCAAATTCCACCCATAACATGCACTGGCTGCCTTTGATAAATGGGTGCAGTTTTGAACCCAGAACAAACGATCCCGTAGAAAAAATAACAGTATATCCGGGATGGAATATGATCTCAATCCCTTTCCCACTTAAATTAGGTTCAACAGCACGAATTTTTGAAGTAATTAATACTGTGCATCATACAATCTGGAGATTTAATGCTGCCAAAGGATCCTGGAATGCCGTTAAACCAGATGATACTCTACTTCAAATGGATGTTGTCTGGATATATTCAGCTGATGAGACCTCTCTGAAT comes from Methanospirillum hungatei and encodes:
- the pfkA gene encoding 6-phosphofructokinase, with translation MDGRAPGKSRIGILTSGGDAPGMNAAIRAVFRAASECNIEIVGIRRGFAGLIDGDLFLMDRSHVANIIHQGGTILGTSRSETFKTPEGRRIAADVLQNAEVDALFVIGGDGSFRGADLFNDETGIPTIGIPGSIDNDIPGTDFSIGFDTAINTALESIDKIRDTASSHGRLFFVEVMGKSSDLIAIESGIAGGAEYLILPDNKHAMDDLCSRLTQAFDAGKRYAIVVVAEGACPGCSFQIAKEVSSRISMESRVCVLGHTQRGGSPTARDRVLAAKLGVSAVNAYMKGYAGVMVGEVRRSVILTPFDKVITGRQKPEPNIIRLSHILTK
- a CDS encoding ATP-NAD kinase family protein, translated to MIRVGFIVNPYAGLGGSVGLKGTDGYIKEAFARGAVPHAPEKAIRFLSSLSRNDLYFLTAGGEMGEAELTSLGILHECVYRSDLSESDPLLKTSATDTKHACNEMIRQGVHVIVFAGGDGTARDIFSCTRQNIPILGIPAGVKIYSGVFATTPIAAAQILSEWNLTSLGDGEVMDVNEEEYRNGVLDTHLFGFAKVPSSPVHCQSSKQISFGDESHERQEIARFIVEIMRDDTLYLLGAGTTTQAIADMLGISKTLLGIDAIYQKQVVGSDVNEQDILRLLKIYNKVKIIISPIGAQGFILGRGNQQISSTVLSNAGIDSLIVIAIDEKMKRTQNLFIDTGDPDLNSKFGDTILVVCGYRIGTRVRLNH
- a CDS encoding TrpB-like pyridoxal phosphate-dependent enzyme, which produces MNTKIILDENEIPKKWYNIQADLKTPLDPPMHPQTKKPVTPGDLEPIFPKELIRQEMCQDRYIDIPEEIRDIYTLWRPSPLFRAFRLEKLLKTPAKIYYKYEGVSPPGSHKPNTAIAQAYYNMKEGIERIATETGAGQWGSSLAFATQLFGMECKVYMVRGSYDQKPYRKMMMQTWGATCVPSPSPDTNSGRAILEKDPNTPGSLGIAISEAVEDAATHDNTNYSLGSVLNHVCLHQTIIGQEAQKQLDMVDEKADIVIASAGGGSNCAGLCFPFIKDKIDGKNPDLEVLAVEPSACPSLTRGIYAYDFGDVAGLTPLLKMFTLGHDFIPPSIHAGGLRYHGMAPLVSRLHADNMIDSTSVYQNEVFDAAVMFARAEGIIPAPESAHAIRVAIDKAIECKKTGEAKTILFNNSGHGHFDLSSYEAYFAGSLTDYEYPADLIAESLNHLPVIS
- a CDS encoding APC family permease; protein product: MEPSIPKTASLSLWQIIPLYIGSVLGSGILLLPGLTADSAGPASLLAWVLMSILAIPMALSMGFLSVKFPNAGGVSYFVSKAWNQDIGMLVGWFFLLSAIMAVPIIALTGAGYAAAAFGLGETGRLIIAGIILVISVATNFTGMKLTGRIQMMVVATTIIILIGAVAGSIHAIDLVNFEPFMPNGWGSVGHAATLIFWCFLGWEAISHVTEEFEDPGRDVVRGTIIASVIISLLYLGAAGAVIGTKSYGPGISEVSLIHLIQLSFGTSGMIIAGIMTLFITTAPAIAYTGAAGRLAYAISKAGYAPRSFSMLHCRFKTPGISLVFLLGCFLIILLIYMSGFIPLDILIQIPNTTFILTYLAGCAAGLVLMKENKTAMAVSGISLLLTAAIFCFTGWAMIWPVILVLIWTVYVKVRK
- a CDS encoding AIR synthase-related protein codes for the protein MDVEGYARRNLERGRAPQDIITDLAGRIVEIKKISHEHALNFAHAVLVEVQATSNLTADILKYEKAGVSMGAFGVGSRGTGDFYAHRKIAEIIGTSGATVGVEDMDDAGVVQAGGQFIVCTVDGMHSRLSDFPYLAGFHVTRATLRDCYVMGARPVMLFSDIHVADDGDVAKIFDYTAGVTTVGELTGVPLVSGSTLRIGGDMVIGDRMTGCVGTVGVAEHITARRQAADGDLLLMTEGAGGGTIATTALYYGYHDVVDRTINLTFLRAADKILSSDLLGSIHAMTDVTNGGLRGDVHEMAKTAGLRFVVIEDAVQDLVDPMVYRMLMDLEIDPLGVSLDAMLIIAPPDVIYQVQSLLSGIGVKSSVVGKVEVGTPEPVLIRDGKEEPFNPRFREAAYTPLKKLVEREQQDFEMMKQKVDHAAKAAIAKKERVIQKLSGK
- a CDS encoding S8 family peptidase; the encoded protein is MRKRILWFILLTILLIVLNQSVIAGIEENHSPEAGTQKYSSLSSDLLQLLDKSLCPPGMSPDDIMKSMEINHQIRRNDEGDWLVHITIELDDNETSKKILPFLSHPIEDPSYNLISGWVTSDNLSLLGNYVGIRSITPVFPPAGSGSLEVLPDDLTTPDIPGTLWKTKLSTDLLQLLDDSYLSPGQSRADIMALMEKTGEIRIEDREIEVRISAKTKPTTSPSVFEQFFLQPALDSVYGRISGWISAENITNLAMQEGIVSLVVQIPPRTSKIQTEGDYLLMTRDFRNTSGLSGEGICVGVISDGVDGLESLKKIGELPNVTVLSDTIGGDEGLAMLQIVHDIAPNASLYFHDRGSSQIEYVRALDQLIIHGCNIICDDITYVEPFFEDGYIAQNIIDRILSYNILYITAAGNFAKEHYQAPFNGYEEQGYLWQNFNGSKGRDLHFSVSPGLAGHVILQWDDRVGYSSNNYDLFLYDESGREIARSVNLQDGDDDPMEWVRFVNNGDKIKEYTVKVVQAAADEALLEIYVLPLSGRSVIMDPYTTEDSIFGQQAVKQAIVVGAAAPDPKNITVQEYSSRGPVLIRHPAYELRKKPDLVAPDHITVLTGTMQQAVFSGTSAAAPHIAGLAALIWSVNPNFKESDVRRILLNTTNTEEESWNATYGLGIPRASNLTIPNSTHNMHWLPLINGCSFEPRTNDPVEKITVYPGWNMISIPFPLKLGSTARIFEVINTVHHTIWRFNAAKGSWNAVKPDDTLLQMDVVWIYSADETSLNLEFDTTSVNQTMKQLHPGWNPVGVPGRESITARELLSPLTDAWTYVLVFDAKTQEFRPSIINGGAGTYSPSRLLYPSEGWWIYMTRPGILFPVC